The window CGTTGCGCAGGGCAGCGGCCTGGCGGCCGATCGACATGCCGCCGACGACCGTGGTCAGGCGCAACTTCACCGAGCGGGCGTAGGGCGTGAGGGCGTCGGTGACCTGCTGGGCGAGCTCGCGGGTGGGGACCAGGATCAGGGCCAGCGGCTGGTGGGGTTCGGCGCGCTGTCCGGCGGTGCGGGCCAGCAGGGCCAGGCCGAAGGCCAGGGTCTTGCCGGAGCCGGTGCGTCCGCGGCCGAGCACGTCGCGGCCTGCGAGCGTGTTGGGGAGGGTCGCGCCCTGGATCGGGAAGGGAACGCTCAGGCCCTGCGCGGTGAGCGCGGCCAGCAGTTCCCCGGGCATGTCGAGGTCGGCGAACGCCTCGACGGCGGGAAGCGCCGGGGTGATCGTCTTGGGCAGGGCGAACTCGCCCTGGAGCGCGGCGGGCCGACGGCCGTATCCACCTGAGCGGCTCGGGGAGGACGAACGGCTCGGGGAGGACGAACCGAAGCGGCTGCCGCGACCCGATCCGGCGGCCGTGCTGTAGGAGGTGCTGCCGGTACGGCCGCGTGTGCGGGAGGAGCGGTCGTTCGTGCGTGTGGGGTTCATGGAGAACCTTCCTTGACATGGCGCGTATCAAGGAATTCACGCGGCGAAAGAGCAGCACGGGAAAACGCGAGAACGGGCCGGATGAAATGCGAAAGCGTCTGATCCCTACGGAAAAAGATGCCGAAAGAAATACGGAAGCAGCTGCGGGCACGGGCGCTCGAAGGGGCGATGCCGGGCGAAGCCCCGAGGGGGCGAAAGACCGGGCCGCGGCTCGGGATCGAGCGCTTCGGCCGGAGCGGGTGGCTCGATGCGGCCGGCTGCCGCCAAGAAGTCCGTTTGCCCGGAAGGAGCCCACGGATGGATATCGTTGCGCAGCGGGAACACTGCGGGAGATGTCCGCAGCTGGGTCCGGCACCCCGAGGGATGCGGGTCCCAGCTACGAAGTACGTGTCGGCGTCAGGCGGGAATGATGTTCTCCGCCAGCGGTCCCTTGGGGCCCTGCGCGATGTCGTAGGTGACCTTCTGGCCTTCGAGCAGCTCGTTGATGCCCGGGGTCGTGATGTTCGCGAAGTGGGCGTACAGGTCGGCTCCGCCGGCATCCTGCTCGATGAACCCGAACCCTCTTGCCGCGTTGAACCACTTCACAGTGCCGGACGCCATGTCGAGTCTCCCTTGGGGCAGTACGCCAGGATCCGCGATGTGCGGATAGCCGGGTCGCCGCGATGATGCCCTGCCGGGAAATGACCGGAGATAAGCAAGGGTTTCCAGCGGCGAAAAAGCCGGTGAAACCGCTTGAAGTTTTGGGAACCACGACTGCAACTGAGATCGACAGTAGCACGCCGTAGCGGCGTGGGTGCGTTCAATAATTGCATTCGGCCCGTTACCGCACATACCTTCCCCGCGGGGGACGGTAAACCCTCATGCCGCCGTCACAGATATTGCCGCACTCTCCATGAATGGCATGGAGAAACCGTCCGCCGTCACGGAGGACGGGTCGGGCGCGGCGGCCCGCCGGTGTCGGCGGGCCCACCCGCCTCAGGAGCCGGCCGGCGGGTCGGTCGATTCGGTGGCGCGCCGGTACGCCTCGTTGATCCGCTGGGCTTCTTCCAACCGGTCTTCGAGGACGATGATCCGGCAGGCCGCCTCGACGGGCGTGCCCTGGTCAACGAGCTCCCGCGCGCGGGCCGCGATGCGCAACTGGTAGCGGGACTAACGCCGGTGACCGCCCTCGGAACGCCATCTGCCGGCTAACGATGTGCCGGCATTCTCTTTCCGAGGACCGGAGCGACACACCGTCCGGAACGCGGGAATCGCGGTTGCTTGACCGGAGACCACCTCGCTGTCGAGTGTCCTGCGGTACCCGGTCACCGTGGGTGGTGGCTCGCACCCGCCGCGGGTCGTTGACGCTCCACGCGACGTGCCAGGGGCCGCTTTCGCGAACGTGGGTGCGAGGTCGGTTCTCACGGCCGGGAGGAAGTCCGGCGCGAACCGGCCGGCCTCTCCCGGCCCGCGAGGCGGAGCGTAACCGGGCTCGTCGTCGCGGCCTGCGGAGGTCTCCCCGAACGGTCGACGGAACAGCCGGCCATGGCATCAAATCCGGTCAAAAATTCGAGGGGCCCTCGGCTTCTCCCTCCTCGACGAACTGTGCTCGTCCGGCCGGGTGAACGCCTCCGCCGTACAGCACGTACGCGCCACCATGCGCGAACATCGCGACGCGGGCGTGCGGTTCCGCGGCACCACCGGCCGTGCGAGCGACGCGTACGCCCGCGCCGTGGAGGGCGTGCGGCGCGCACACCGCGAGTTGTACACCAGCGCCGACGCGGACGCGCCGGGGAACTGGCTGTACGGAGACGTGTGGGCGGACGCGTTCTGGGACGGCACGAAGGCCGGGCTGTGAAGGCCGACCGCCCGGAGACCGTGCCGGCCAGAGCGGCGGTGCTCCGTTCCCGCACGCGCCCCTTCCGCGTCGACGACGTCAGGCTGGACGCTCCCGGGCCCGGCGAGGCCCTGGTCCGGGTGGCGGGCACCGGAAGGCCTGGTCGCGGCGCTCAAGGAGTCGGCCGAATCCGATGGCGAGCTGAGTCCGCAAGAGGCCCGGGACACCCTCTGGCTGTTCCTCGCCGCCGGCTTCGACACGACGGTGCCCGCGTTCGCCAACGCGGTGCGCGCCCTGCTGGAGCATCCGCGCGAGCTGGCCCGCGTCATCGACGGCGCCGTGGCCTGGGAGGAGGTGGTCGAGGAGTCACTGCGCCACGACGCGAGCGTCTTCGCCCTGCCCTTCGCCTTCCCCCGCGAGGACGTGACGCTGGGCGGCCACCGGATCCGCGCGGGTGACGCGCTGCTGCTGCGCTACTCGGCGGCGAACCGCGACACCTGTTGCGACGGCGGCGGCGCCTCCGGCTCACGAAAGGGGGCGGCCCCCACCTGGCCTTCGGTCGCGGCCCGCACTTCTGCCTGGGCGCCCCTGGCCCGACTCCAGCCCCGCACGGCCCCGTCGGCCCTCTTCACCCGCTTCCCGACCCTCCGCCTGGCCGCCGCGCCGGGCACCCCCACGTCGTCGTTGACGATCAACACGATCACTTCGAAGCGTTCCTGGTCTCCGCCTGACCGGGTGGAACCGCACCGGGTCGGGAGCGCTTCGACCACCGCTCGGAGCGTGCCGTGGCGCGTGCCGTGGCCCTTCCCCCTGCACGGCAGTCGCACGGCAGCCGATCACTGGCCGGCCGGGGCCGACCCCTAGGCTGTGCCGCATGGAGTCCTACACCATGGGTCAGGCGTCCGAGCTGCTGGGCGTGAGCGTCGACACGGTCCGGCGATGGGCCGACGCGGAGCGGTTCCCCACCCACCGCGACGGCAACCGCCGCATCGTCGACGGCCCCGACCTCGCCGCGTTCTGCGTGGAGGTCGCCCAGGAGAGCGCCGCCGACGACGCCTCCTCCACCTCGGCCCGCAACGCGTTCCCGGGCATCGTGACCGGTATCAAACTCGGCGATGTCGCCGCGCAGGTGGAGATCCAGGCCGGCCCGCACCGGGTGGTGTCCCTGCTGACCCGTGAGGCGGTCGAGGAACTCGGTCTGGAGGCGGGCGTCCAGGTCACGGCCCGGGTGAAGTCCACCAGCGTGCACATCGACCGCGCCTGACCCCGCCGTCCCCGCACGACCGAATCCCTCGCCTGACCGGGGCGTGACGTCGCCCAACGATCCCCTCCCGCCGCCTCCGAGCCGCGCCCGAGGTCACTTGCCGCGGCTCGGCTCCCCGGCGGGCCGCGGGCCGGCGGGGTCGGCGGCCGTGTCGCTCAGGTGGCTGTCGATCGCGGCGAAGGTCGCTTCGGGGCGTTCCAGTTGCGGCAGGTGGCCCGCCTCGGGAATGACGTGCAGCCGGCCCTCGACGAAGGCCTGGGCGTAGGCGGCGCCGTAGGCGGGGGTCGCGATGCGGTCGCTCTCCCCCCAGAGCAGGAGAGCGGGAACCTCGACACGCCCCAGCCGGCGCAGCAGCTTCGGGTCGTGCATGTAGGGGTCGCCTGCCAGGACGCGAAGAGTGGTCATGTTCTCTCGCTGGAGGGCGACTTGGTCGGCCGGGAGCGTTTCGGGGTCGCGCTGGAAGCGGGCCGGGTCGTGCCAGGCGTACTCGGCCACACCGCGGGCGTCCAAGGCGAAGAAGTCCCTGATCGGTTCGCCCTCGACGTGTACGCCGACGGGGTCGATGAGAACGAGTCCGGTCAGGATTCCGCCGGTGTCCCGTACGGCCATCTCTGCGGCGATCCAGCCGCCGATGGACGAACCGACGACCAGGACATCGCGCAGCCCCCGGTCCTGGAGGTACCGCAGGTAGGCGAGGGCGAGGTCGTCGATGCCGGTCAGCCATTCCGGGCGAGGGGTGCCGTTCCATCCCGGGTGGACCGGTGTGATGGCGAGTGCGGTCCGTGCGATGTGGGAGGCGAGGCCGGCGACCGTGGCCGGCCCTCCGCCGCCGTGCAGGATCAGGCAGGGCCTGCCGGTCCCGCTTTCCGTCAGGGTGAGGGACAGGTCCGGGTACAGCGCGACGTTCTTGGTTGTGGGCATGGCAAGACCATAACTAAACTTGTTTAGTTAAACAAGCTTAGTCATGCATTAGGCTGGACCCATGCCCGATGAACTGCAGCTCCTTGGAAGAGCGGTGAAGCAGGCCCAGTACAGGCAGCACCGTGCACTGGACAGCCGCCTTGCCGCTGCCGGCACGACGCTGGCGCAGTGGGACGCCCTCCGCGCGATCAGTCGGACGCCCGGCGCATCGGCCCGCACCCTGGCCTCGGCGACCTTCCAGAGCGAGCAGGCCTTCGGTACCCTCGCCGGCCGGCTCACCACGCTGGGGCTGATCGAGCGAAGGCCTGGTGTCGGCCGCCGTATCGAGCACTACCTCACGTCCTCCGGCGAAGAGGTCCTGAGCACGGGACACCGGATCGCCGACGAGGTGCTCGCCGCGTGCTACGCGGACCTGTCCCCGGCCGACCGCACCACGTTGCTCCAGCTGCTCCACCGCATCGACGGCAGCGCGGAAGAGTAGGCCGGCCGCCGGAGCCGTGTCGGCGATGAGGGGCGTCCCGCCCCCACCGGCTACTGCGCGCTCGCGACGGGCCTGATGATCACCTCGTTCACGTCCACCTCCGGCGGCTGGGACACGACATGGGCGATGGCGTCCGCGATCGCCGAGGCAGGCAGCGCCACGGCGCGATAGGCCTTCATGGCCTCGCGGGCGGCCGGGTCGGAGATGCCGTCGGCGAGTTCGGACTCGGTCACCCCCGGCGAGACCAGGGTGACCCTGACGTCCCCGCCGGACTCCTGGCGCAGCCCCTCCGAGATCGCGCGGACGGCGAACTTGGTGGCGCAGTACACCGCGGCGGTGGGCGAGACCTCGTACGCGCCGACGGAGGCGATGTTCACGATGTGGCCGGCGCCCTGGGCGCGCATTGCCGGCAGGGCGGCGGCGATTCCGTGGAGGACGCCTCGCACGTTGACGTCGATCATGCGGTCCCACTCATCGGTCTTCAGCGCCGCCAGAGGAGACAGCGGCATCACTCCCGCGTTGTTCACGAGGACGTCGATCCGGCCGAACTCGGTGCGCGCCGCGTCGACGAACGCGCACACGTCCTGCGCGTCGGTGACGTCCAGGGTGCGGAAGGCGGCGGTCCCGCCCTCCGCGGTGATCTGCTCCGTCAGTCGTGCCAGGCGGTCGGTGCGGCGTGCGCCGAGAAGCACCCGGTGTCCGTCGGCTGCCAGTCGGCGGGCGGTCGCCTCTCCGATACCGCTGCTGGCGCCGGTGATCGCCACGACTTTTCCGGTCTGCGTCATGCTCGGTTCTCCTTGGAGGGGAAGGGTGCTGAGGATGGGGGAACGCGTCCGCGGGACGTCGCCCGCGGTGCCGGGGCCCCGTCGTGGACGTGCTCCCGGCCGTGTTCGCCCTTCGGAGTCTGGGGCGCGGGAGGACCGCCGGCCAGGGCAGGTCGTGCCGGGGTACGGCACACCCAGGCACAGGCCCGGAACGCCCCCTAGCCTGTGGGTGTGACCAGCAACGAACTCGGAGACTTCCTGCGCGCCCACCGCGCACGCCTGCAACCGGGCGACGTGGGACTGGCCTCCCACGGTCGGCGTCGAGTGGCCGGACTGCGCCGCGAGGAG of the Streptomyces sp. NBC_01426 genome contains:
- a CDS encoding cold-shock protein, translated to MASGTVKWFNAARGFGFIEQDAGGADLYAHFANITTPGINELLEGQKVTYDIAQGPKGPLAENIIPA
- a CDS encoding TOBE domain-containing protein; the encoded protein is MESYTMGQASELLGVSVDTVRRWADAERFPTHRDGNRRIVDGPDLAAFCVEVAQESAADDASSTSARNAFPGIVTGIKLGDVAAQVEIQAGPHRVVSLLTREAVEELGLEAGVQVTARVKSTSVHIDRA
- a CDS encoding alpha/beta fold hydrolase translates to MPTTKNVALYPDLSLTLTESGTGRPCLILHGGGGPATVAGLASHIARTALAITPVHPGWNGTPRPEWLTGIDDLALAYLRYLQDRGLRDVLVVGSSIGGWIAAEMAVRDTGGILTGLVLIDPVGVHVEGEPIRDFFALDARGVAEYAWHDPARFQRDPETLPADQVALQRENMTTLRVLAGDPYMHDPKLLRRLGRVEVPALLLWGESDRIATPAYGAAYAQAFVEGRLHVIPEAGHLPQLERPEATFAAIDSHLSDTAADPAGPRPAGEPSRGK
- a CDS encoding MarR family winged helix-turn-helix transcriptional regulator, with the protein product MPDELQLLGRAVKQAQYRQHRALDSRLAAAGTTLAQWDALRAISRTPGASARTLASATFQSEQAFGTLAGRLTTLGLIERRPGVGRRIEHYLTSSGEEVLSTGHRIADEVLAACYADLSPADRTTLLQLLHRIDGSAEE
- a CDS encoding SDR family oxidoreductase, which gives rise to MTQTGKVVAITGASSGIGEATARRLAADGHRVLLGARRTDRLARLTEQITAEGGTAAFRTLDVTDAQDVCAFVDAARTEFGRIDVLVNNAGVMPLSPLAALKTDEWDRMIDVNVRGVLHGIAAALPAMRAQGAGHIVNIASVGAYEVSPTAAVYCATKFAVRAISEGLRQESGGDVRVTLVSPGVTESELADGISDPAAREAMKAYRAVALPASAIADAIAHVVSQPPEVDVNEVIIRPVASAQ